In a single window of the Leptospiraceae bacterium genome:
- a CDS encoding TolC family protein, with protein MKRFLLLSLFFLLSNVLADETVRGITLKESLALAKKNNPFYLAEQYNLAVAKGDVTTAKLLPNPIFNNQMIAKQNGFNDFNILNPLQKNPGGSAWNAGNRQDWLQLTMKIPVAGQRKYSIELAIKNLQLSEKNLAEYERNLLYLVANKWIDVWFIKERLNIITRSKQYSDELLKINEIRLRNQVITQAEFFRTQNIGEQYEANLAAVEQIYKNETRNLEFLIGSENPIQIAIEDTSISYNSKQESFDTLYKYAESNRSDIIANKVSQEAALTNAKLQEAYAYPQPELGVIYNPQNTQPYMGTFVTIPIPINNRNQGEIQKSQAQVKQIKSIQDALEKKLKAEIQNALGEYDVAKINFEKYKKIFHTTEKVLETVKYSYLKGGTTIIDYLDAQRSWFDAQNLYYESIFNLRKTFIQLEFVTGKIQTY; from the coding sequence ATGAAACGTTTCTTACTCCTCTCATTATTTTTTCTATTGTCTAATGTGCTAGCCGACGAAACTGTCAGAGGGATTACTCTCAAAGAATCTCTTGCATTGGCGAAAAAGAATAACCCGTTTTATTTAGCAGAGCAATACAATTTGGCTGTGGCAAAGGGTGACGTAACTACTGCCAAGCTTTTACCGAACCCAATCTTTAACAATCAGATGATTGCAAAGCAAAATGGTTTTAATGATTTTAATATATTAAATCCATTACAAAAAAATCCAGGTGGCAGTGCTTGGAATGCAGGAAATCGTCAAGATTGGTTGCAGCTAACAATGAAAATCCCCGTAGCAGGACAAAGAAAATATTCCATCGAACTTGCGATAAAGAACTTACAACTTTCCGAAAAAAATCTTGCTGAGTATGAACGAAATCTGCTTTATCTAGTTGCCAATAAATGGATTGATGTGTGGTTTATAAAAGAGAGGCTAAATATAATTACGCGCTCAAAGCAATATTCAGATGAGCTTTTGAAAATAAATGAAATTCGTTTACGCAATCAAGTAATTACGCAAGCTGAGTTTTTTAGAACCCAAAATATTGGAGAGCAATATGAAGCAAACCTTGCTGCCGTCGAACAGATTTATAAAAATGAAACTCGCAATTTAGAATTTCTAATAGGCTCAGAAAATCCAATCCAGATTGCAATTGAAGATACAAGCATTTCATACAATTCTAAACAAGAATCTTTCGATACCTTGTATAAATATGCTGAGTCAAATCGATCTGATATTATTGCAAACAAAGTTTCACAAGAAGCAGCACTTACCAATGCAAAATTGCAAGAAGCCTATGCTTACCCGCAACCAGAATTAGGTGTTATTTATAATCCGCAGAATACACAACCCTATATGGGAACGTTTGTGACGATTCCAATTCCTATCAATAATCGAAATCAAGGTGAGATTCAAAAATCACAAGCGCAGGTAAAGCAAATCAAGAGCATTCAAGATGCTCTCGAAAAAAAGCTAAAAGCAGAGATTCAAAATGCGTTAGGTGAATACGATGTTGCAAAAATTAATTTTGAAAAATACAAAAAGATTTTTCATACCACTGAAAAAGTTTTGGAAACAGTAAAGTATAGTTATCTAAAAGGTGGAACGACAATTATCGATTATCTGGATGCACAAAGAAGTTGGTTTGACGCCCAAAATTTATACTATGAATCTATTTTTAATTTGAGAAAAACATTTATTCAACTTGAATTTGTAACTGGTAAAATTCAAACTTACTAA
- a CDS encoding transglutaminase family protein, translating to MQNNVNLNSTFFLDSDSEAVKEFVKKLNLENLSEIDRAIKVYLAVRDEIRYDPYNIILTPEEVRASSVIKRGYGFCVEKAVALAACARAAGIPAKIGFANVKNHLNSKRLQNLMQSDVFVFHGYTELLLEGKWVKATPAFNTSLCERAKILPLEFNGKEDSIFHAFDVSGKKHMEYLVDHGSFSELPFDRMMDEYDKFYSHLHVKESKSFGARIKAKFEEEVSSM from the coding sequence ATGCAAAACAATGTTAATCTTAATTCCACGTTTTTCTTAGATTCAGATTCAGAGGCAGTAAAAGAATTTGTTAAAAAATTAAATTTAGAAAATCTATCTGAAATTGACAGGGCAATAAAAGTCTATCTAGCTGTTCGCGATGAGATTCGATATGATCCGTATAATATTATTTTGACTCCCGAGGAAGTAAGAGCAAGTTCTGTAATTAAGCGAGGTTATGGATTTTGTGTAGAAAAAGCTGTCGCCTTGGCAGCCTGTGCGAGAGCGGCAGGAATACCGGCTAAGATTGGTTTTGCGAATGTTAAGAATCATCTAAACTCAAAACGACTTCAAAATCTAATGCAATCAGATGTATTTGTATTTCATGGATATACGGAACTTTTACTAGAAGGAAAATGGGTAAAAGCAACTCCAGCGTTTAACACATCATTATGCGAACGAGCCAAAATTTTACCGCTTGAGTTCAATGGAAAAGAAGATTCAATTTTCCATGCATTCGATGTTTCAGGAAAAAAACATATGGAGTATTTAGTCGACCACGGTAGTTTTTCTGAGTTGCCTTTTGATAGAATGATGGACGAATACGATAAATTTTATTCGCATTTGCATGTAAAAGAGAGCAAAAGCTTTGGTGCAAGAATAAAAGCCAAGTTTGAAGAAGAAGTAAGTTCAATGTAA
- a CDS encoding efflux RND transporter permease subunit has translation MGFERLIEYTVTRRIFTLSAFAFFCILGVFAWNRLEIEAYPDISDIEVSVITQVNGLPAEEVELQVTLPMERALNTVPGVISKRSRTIFGLSIVRLTFHDNISIFLARQLVEEKFKDADIPPNAKPKLGPMTPSIGEVFRYVIEAPDNMSLTDLRELQDYVIRPRILQAEGVIDVVNFGGLVKQYQVIVNPIQLEKYNLSILSIADAIHANNENTGGNYIIVGASQMNIRGIGRITKLEDIGNIVVDNRHGVPILIKDIASVEIGVYPPNGVLGYIDKTRNREDDSGIEGIVLLRKFENPSNTIKNIRAKIEELNADLLQDGIRVEPFYDRTELVSLTIQTVKKTLLEGTIVVFTLLSLLLGSFRAAAISSLAIPFSLLFAFVCMDITDTPVNLLSLGAIDFGIIVDAAIVMVEGIFRHITKRDVGNKNLPQIVIFSATEVQKQIIFSVGIIILAMLPILTLQRVEGRMFAPMAWTLSFAILGSMLYAILIVPVLSSILFQYSSAKNENRIWMKIQNSYRDTLKKMIAIPRLILGVSFGFVFFVFSISPGLGTEFLPELDEGCVWIRVFLPSGISLEAAKTYPDMIRREIGKYEEVRGVLTQLGRNDEGTDPFGQNRIEVLVQLKQPYSNWKSNRSKQELVLEMKKSLELNLPGAAFSITQPIIDTTTENSTGASADLAIFITGKNLDELRQTAIQILGIVQDTDGNSEASIEQEGKQTQVVIRINKEEAARFGINVEDVNGILKTAIAGLPVSSLYEDEKKFDIVLRFTVESRNTPHSLERILIPTKSGLRIPLARVAHVGLEEGNTIICREDGKRQITVKTNIRGRDQGSFASEIKNRIETNVVFPPQIKFHIGGQFENLQRSQARLMYIVPLTLVLIYLTLLVFFQNNYMHALIVTANIPFAVIGGILGLYIRGMHFSISAGVGFVSLFGISVMSGVLLLSYLNQLKIDSKLPLFDLIIEGSVTQFRPRFLVMTIAIIGLLPAAFNTGIGSDVQRPLATVIVGGLLSSLVLTLFVSPLIYYLHERSVFFFFFFLKFEKKK, from the coding sequence TTGGGATTTGAAAGACTAATAGAATACACTGTAACTAGGAGAATATTCACATTATCCGCTTTTGCTTTTTTTTGTATCCTAGGAGTATTTGCCTGGAATAGGTTAGAAATTGAAGCCTACCCTGATATTAGTGATATTGAGGTGAGCGTAATTACTCAAGTCAATGGACTCCCAGCAGAAGAAGTAGAACTACAAGTTACACTTCCAATGGAAAGAGCCTTAAACACAGTGCCGGGTGTAATATCTAAACGATCGCGCACAATATTCGGGCTATCCATAGTTAGACTCACCTTTCATGACAATATAAGTATCTTCTTAGCACGCCAATTAGTAGAAGAGAAATTTAAAGATGCAGATATTCCGCCTAACGCAAAGCCTAAACTAGGTCCAATGACTCCTTCTATTGGAGAAGTTTTTCGTTATGTAATCGAAGCGCCGGATAATATGTCTTTGACTGATCTTAGAGAATTACAAGACTATGTAATTCGTCCTAGAATTTTGCAAGCAGAGGGAGTAATTGATGTTGTGAATTTTGGCGGATTAGTAAAACAATACCAAGTAATCGTAAATCCAATCCAGCTAGAAAAGTACAATCTAAGCATTCTTTCCATCGCCGATGCGATTCATGCGAATAATGAAAATACAGGTGGTAATTATATTATCGTCGGTGCTTCACAAATGAACATTCGTGGAATTGGTCGAATCACAAAATTAGAAGACATAGGAAATATCGTCGTAGATAATCGACATGGTGTTCCTATTTTAATTAAAGATATTGCTAGTGTAGAAATTGGTGTTTATCCCCCAAATGGTGTTCTTGGTTATATTGATAAGACGCGAAATAGAGAAGATGATTCTGGAATCGAAGGAATAGTTCTTTTACGCAAATTCGAAAATCCAAGCAATACAATCAAAAATATCCGAGCAAAGATTGAAGAGTTAAATGCTGATTTGCTACAAGATGGAATTAGAGTAGAGCCATTTTATGATAGAACTGAACTTGTATCTCTTACGATTCAAACAGTGAAGAAAACACTACTAGAAGGAACGATTGTTGTTTTTACTCTCCTCAGTTTACTCTTAGGAAGCTTTCGTGCTGCCGCCATATCATCGTTAGCCATACCTTTTTCTCTTCTATTTGCATTTGTTTGCATGGATATTACTGATACTCCCGTGAACCTTTTGTCATTGGGTGCGATAGATTTTGGAATCATAGTGGATGCTGCAATTGTAATGGTGGAAGGAATCTTTAGACACATCACAAAAAGAGATGTGGGTAATAAGAATTTACCTCAAATTGTAATTTTCTCTGCTACAGAGGTGCAAAAACAAATTATTTTTTCTGTCGGAATCATCATACTAGCAATGCTTCCCATTTTAACCTTACAAAGAGTTGAAGGAAGAATGTTTGCCCCTATGGCATGGACACTCTCTTTTGCAATTTTAGGATCTATGTTATATGCGATTTTAATTGTTCCTGTGCTTTCAAGCATATTATTTCAATATTCGAGCGCAAAAAATGAAAACAGGATATGGATGAAAATTCAAAATTCTTATCGAGATACTTTGAAAAAAATGATTGCAATTCCAAGATTAATACTTGGTGTTTCTTTTGGATTTGTTTTTTTTGTTTTCAGTATTAGTCCCGGACTTGGAACAGAATTTCTTCCAGAACTCGATGAAGGTTGCGTGTGGATAAGAGTGTTTTTGCCCTCTGGAATTTCTTTGGAAGCTGCTAAGACTTATCCAGATATGATACGACGTGAAATAGGAAAATACGAAGAAGTTCGAGGAGTTCTCACACAGTTAGGGCGAAATGATGAAGGCACTGATCCATTTGGTCAAAACAGGATTGAAGTTTTAGTTCAACTAAAGCAACCTTATTCAAATTGGAAATCGAATAGGAGCAAACAAGAATTAGTCCTTGAAATGAAAAAATCTTTAGAGTTAAATCTTCCGGGTGCAGCATTTAGCATAACGCAACCCATCATTGATACTACCACAGAAAATTCAACAGGAGCCTCTGCTGACCTAGCAATTTTTATTACAGGAAAAAATCTAGATGAGCTAAGACAAACTGCAATTCAAATTCTAGGAATTGTGCAGGACACAGATGGAAATTCAGAAGCATCGATCGAACAGGAAGGCAAGCAAACTCAGGTAGTTATCAGAATCAATAAGGAAGAGGCAGCTCGGTTTGGAATCAACGTTGAAGATGTAAATGGAATTCTAAAGACGGCTATTGCTGGTTTGCCGGTGAGTTCCCTTTATGAAGATGAAAAAAAGTTTGATATAGTATTGCGGTTTACAGTTGAAAGTCGCAACACTCCCCATTCACTAGAAAGAATATTAATTCCGACAAAGTCAGGTCTAAGAATTCCGCTTGCGAGAGTTGCGCATGTTGGATTAGAAGAGGGAAATACAATCATTTGCCGTGAAGATGGAAAGCGACAAATTACCGTAAAAACAAATATTAGAGGAAGAGATCAGGGAAGTTTTGCCTCTGAGATTAAAAATAGAATTGAAACGAATGTCGTTTTTCCTCCTCAAATAAAATTTCATATAGGCGGTCAGTTTGAAAATCTACAGCGTTCTCAAGCAAGGCTAATGTATATTGTCCCCTTAACATTGGTTCTTATTTATTTAACTCTTTTAGTATTCTTTCAAAACAATTACATGCACGCTCTCATAGTGACGGCTAATATTCCTTTTGCGGTAATTGGGGGAATACTAGGCTTATATATTAGAGGAATGCATTTTAGTATTTCTGCGGGTGTAGGATTTGTATCGTTATTCGGGATTTCTGTTATGTCAGGCGTATTGCTGCTAAGTTATTTAAACCAATTAAAAATTGACTCAAAACTTCCATTATTTGATTTAATTATAGAAGGCTCTGTTACACAATTCCGACCCAGGTTTTTAGTAATGACAATTGCTATTATCGGTCTATTGCCAGCAGCCTTCAATAC
- a CDS encoding efflux RND transporter periplasmic adaptor subunit yields MLALKIIFIFTAFLFFLEGCKCGKQNKEVRKDVPVQGSGALVKEGGKIIEFPFNAPQINLFQTQKVVFLSYDLNIHAPATVIGRIKKSDVPGLPSIILFASPDLTSSYAAYLQNLSLIHIAQTNFNRMKDLTDHGAATGKELSDATAELYNKQASLAENESKLRREGFNPKSLGKAPRGTVWLISDVPESELNILIEGIKCDLVFPSFPSETFEGKIDAIAEVLNSETRKARIRIVMRDPQDKIRPGMYGKVQFKMPESGLIIPKKALISANARYYVFVKTGVNLFERKEVTLSTETEEFIEIASGLVAGEEVVVVNVFLLKGLSFGI; encoded by the coding sequence ATGTTAGCCTTAAAAATAATATTCATTTTCACAGCATTCCTCTTTTTTTTAGAAGGATGTAAATGCGGAAAGCAAAATAAAGAAGTTCGAAAAGATGTTCCAGTCCAAGGATCCGGAGCATTGGTAAAAGAAGGCGGGAAAATTATTGAATTCCCCTTCAACGCTCCTCAAATCAATCTATTTCAAACTCAAAAAGTAGTCTTTCTCTCTTATGATTTGAATATCCATGCGCCTGCCACTGTAATCGGGAGAATTAAAAAATCAGATGTTCCGGGGTTACCATCCATTATTCTCTTCGCTTCTCCAGATTTGACAAGCTCTTATGCAGCCTACTTACAAAATCTTTCTTTGATTCATATTGCACAAACTAATTTTAATCGAATGAAGGATTTGACTGACCATGGAGCGGCTACAGGCAAAGAGTTGAGTGATGCCACCGCTGAGCTTTATAATAAACAGGCATCTCTTGCGGAAAATGAATCAAAACTCAGAAGGGAAGGCTTTAATCCAAAATCTTTGGGCAAAGCACCGCGTGGAACAGTTTGGCTTATTTCGGATGTCCCTGAATCTGAACTAAATATTTTAATTGAAGGAATTAAATGCGATTTAGTTTTTCCAAGTTTTCCTTCCGAGACATTCGAGGGAAAAATTGACGCTATAGCAGAAGTATTAAACTCAGAAACAAGAAAAGCAAGGATACGCATTGTTATGCGCGACCCGCAAGATAAAATTCGACCTGGGATGTATGGAAAAGTCCAATTTAAAATGCCTGAGAGTGGTCTTATCATTCCCAAGAAAGCTCTCATTAGTGCGAATGCTCGTTATTATGTTTTCGTCAAGACGGGAGTAAACTTATTCGAAAGGAAGGAAGTAACCCTTTCGACTGAAACAGAAGAATTTATAGAAATTGCAAGTGGGTTAGTAGCCGGGGAAGAGGTTGTTGTAGTAAATGTATTTTTATTAAAGGGGCTTTCTTTTGGGATTTGA